GTCTGGGGCAGATTCAAATTCAGGATTTGCTGTCCGGTGAGCGTCATCGACACGATGATAAAGAACGTCAGCACCGTCATCAGCACGTCCATCATGGGAACGAGGTTGACCTCTGGAAGCTGAGAATTCGATCGCTTGTCTCTAAATCGCATTTTCCCGTCCCGATTATTCGATCGCCAACGATACCCGATCGCCCCCTAAATCCTTCATGTCCCCCAGTGTTTGAATCACCTGCTCGTAGGGCAACTGCTGATCCGCCTGAAGAACGACTGCGCCTTTGGAGGTTTTTTCCAGATATGCTTTCACATTGGGCAGCAGCTCTGCCTGGGCGATCGGCTGATTGTTCAATAGGAACTGATTCCCGGCTTTCATCTGAATGATCAGCGGTTGGGGCTGAGGTTCTGCCGGAGTCTCAGAGTCGTTGGAGGGGAGCTGAACCTGTACCCCTTGCTGCGTCGTTAGCGTCATCGACACAATGATGAAGAAGGTCAGCACCGTCATCAGGACATCCAGCATCGGTACAAGATTGACCTCTGGAAGCGAACCGCTGCGTTGATTTCGTTTAAATCGCATAGCGCCTTAATTCGATGCTTAATTCGATCGTCTTCCGTCGGTGGGCAGGTTCGGTGCAGCATGGGCAGCCGGAAGCAAATAGGGCTGATTTGCCTGCGCTGGCTCGTACCACAGTTGCCGGTAGATTAGCTCCAGCTCCGTCCCAACTTCGGTGAAGTAATCAACCTGCCGAGCTTGCAGACCCACCATAGCCCGGTAGATCAGCAGTGCCATGATGGCGATAATCATTCCGGCTGCTGTAGTAATCAACGCTTCACCAATTCCGCCTGCGGCTCTGGTTGCCTGTTCTGTGCCGCCACCGCCACCGATATTCAGATTATCGAAGGTAACGATCAGACCCGTGACCGTTCCCAGCAGTCCCAACAGGGGAGCCACTGCCACCGTCGTTTCCAGCAGTTTGTCGCCCTTTCGCATCTGGGCAAATTCCTTTTCACCTGCCGCTTCCATTGCTAGTCGAAAGGTTTCGGGGGAAGGCTGCTTTAGCCGCAGAGGAGCCAGCAGAAAACGACCGATCGGTAAATTTTGCGTTCTTTCAGCAATTTCTCGCGCATCGTCCAGGCTATACTTCGCGGCTGCCAGCACATCATGCACAATTCGATCTTCTTTGGTTTGAAGCTGATACCAGAAGACAGCTCGTTCCAGCGCACAGGCGATCGTCGCCACTGAAAATCCCATCAGCGGGATCATTACAGGACCGCCTTTCACAATCAGATCAAAAACAGTAGCCATAGATAGGGAGTGAGGAACAATTGCGCGAATAACGAGTGAATCGATCGTCTGACGGGGCAAGAATGACTGAAGAATCCCCAACGTTAGAATAACAGAGTCTTTCGCTGGAATTGGCTCTACAAGAAGAGTTTAACCCGCAAACAACCCTTTCTTAACGTTAGGAATTCTCGCAGTTGAATCGCCTTTCTAAATTGATACGAATTAATACGATCGCCCTTTAATTTCCGCCAGTTCTTCCTCGGTCAACACCTCATCCTTCGCAAAGTAGCCAGATGCCTTCTTTGCCTCAATTTCCACCTGGGCATCGGCAGGAATCAGTTCCGGCGGAATCGCAATTCGTTCCACCACCTCGATTCCCGAATGGGTGATGGCGTTGTACTTCATGTTGCTCATTGATACCAGGCGATCGATTTTTGTGATTCCGAGCCAGTGCAGCACATCCGGCATCAATTCCTGGAACCGCATATCCTGTACGCCTGCCACACATTCTGTTCGCATAAAGTAGGCATCGGCGCGATCGCCCCCTTCCTGCCGTTTCCGAGCGTTGTACACCAGGAATTTTGTCACTTCGCCCAGTGCTCGCCCTTCCTTGCGGCAATACACAATCACGCCTGCGCCACCTTCCTGCGCGGTTTGGATGCAAACTTCAATGCCGTGAACCAGATAGGGACGACAGGTACAAATGTCTGAGCCAAACACATCCGAACCGTTGCACTCATCATGCACCCGCACCGCCAGCGGCAGAGTGGGGTCGGTGACAGCCTCCAGTTCGCCAATAATATAAACGGTCGTTCCTCCAATGGGCGGCAGAAAAACGTGCAGATCTGGACGGGTCACAAGTTCCGGGAACATTCCCCCTGTCTGCTGAAACAGGACGCGCCGCAAATCCCATTCTTCAATGTTCAACCGTTTGGCAATTCCCGGCAGATACCACACCGGGTCGAGCGCCGCTTTGGTTACAAGCAGACTGCCATCTGCTTTAAGAATCTGACCGTCCACGTGCAAACGACCCGCCGCAATTTCTTCTTTCAGCTCAGGAATATTAATGTGTGCTTTCGTAATGGCGATCGTTGGCAGAATGTCATACTCATCAGACGAAAAATCGCCAAAGGCTTTTGCAGAAAGTGCGCCAAAGGGATCGATCGAGACAATTTTCTCCGGATTGCTCCAGCTGGGAAAGGGACCAATCTCAACTGTTGGAGCGGTATTCGTTAAGTCGGCTTTGTGCATCGGATCAAGCACACCGCTCGCTACTGCCAGGGCACGATAGACCCCATAGGAACCCGCATGGGAGCCAATTACATTACGGTATTTCTGACTGCGAATTGAACCAATCACGGGACCGCGTTCCTGAGGCGTAGCGGCTCCCCACCGAATCGGTGTGACTGATCCACTGTTCTGCGCTTGATGGGAGGTCAGAATAATATGCTTGGATTTGCGAGATGACGGATTAGAATTTTGCTGGTTGAGGCGATCGGTCATGGCTGCGCGTAATACCCCCTAGAGAGATGTATCGTATTGTAGTATCCGAATCTGCTGATTTCTATTAGTTCATACACTTCAAATCATTTGGATACATTCGCTTCAAGGATTTTGAGAGAGAATAAACTTGCTTCGATCGCACTATGAATTAACGCTATGAGTCCAGATGTTATGAGCGCAAATATGAGTGCAAATGCGATGAATCCAGAAGTGACTGTTATTACCCATCCCCTGGTGCAGCACAAGCTCAGCCTGATGCGCCGCGCCGATACCCATACGCAGGACTTCCGCCGACTGCTGAAGGAGATCGCCATGCTGCTCGCCTACGAAGTCACACGAGATCTGCCGCTCAAGAAAGAAGAAATCCAGACGCCCCTCGCCACAATGCAGGCTCCCATGCTGGCAGCGGACAAGAAAATGGTACTGGTTTCCATCATGCGAGCTGGACAGGGTTTACTCGACGGCATGATCGAACTCATTCCCACCGCAAAAGTCGGACATATCGGACTCTACCGTGAACCCAAAACCCTGACGGTCGTGGAATACTACCTGAAGCTGCCGCCCGATGTAGAACAGCGGGATATGCTCGTTGTTGATCCCATGCTAGCAACCGGAAACTCTGCCGTCGCTGCGGTCGATCGCCTTAAGGAAGCCAACCCCACTTCTATCAAATTTGTCTGTCTCCTCGCCGCCCCCGAAGGCATTCAGCACTTCCACGACCAGCATCCCGACGTTCCCATTTTCACCGCTTCGATCGACGAACGTTTAGACGACCACGGCTACATCATTCCGGGTCTCGGTGATGCAGGCGATCGGCTTTTCGGCACAAAATAGCCCTCTTACAAACTTCTTGTGGGATGGGCATCTTGCCCGTCCAATTCAGCAGACCCACGAAGGACAAGGCTCAATGACAGGCTTGCCGCAACTCTCCCCTACAGAACAAACCACCATCCAGTACCTCCGATCGACTCAAGCAATCCGCGATCGATGTGGTGTTTTATTCAATCTCGCCAATCAAGACCAGCTCCAACATTTCCGCTGCGATTTGACCCAGCTTGATTTTGCTGCCGACTATGTAATTCACGTTATCCAGACTAACTACCCAGATCTCAACGTCCCCTTCCATAGCCGCTGGCGACACTTTGAAGCAGGGGGTGTGACGCGATCGGCAACATTAGATCATCTGCTTGCAAAGCAACCCCCACGAGAACGGGCAAAAGCAAAATTCGATCTCGCAATTACTAGCGTGCTCCTAGACGCAGGCGCAGGCGCAGACTGGCACTACCACGAAGCGGAGACTAAAAAAACCTTTCAGCGATCGGAGGGTCTAGCCGTTGCCAGCTTTCATCTCTTCAAAACCGG
This is a stretch of genomic DNA from Leptolyngbya ohadii IS1. It encodes these proteins:
- a CDS encoding ExbD/TolR family protein, giving the protein MRFKRNQRSGSLPEVNLVPMLDVLMTVLTFFIIVSMTLTTQQGVQVQLPSNDSETPAEPQPQPLIIQMKAGNQFLLNNQPIAQAELLPNVKAYLEKTSKGAVVLQADQQLPYEQVIQTLGDMKDLGGDRVSLAIE
- the upp gene encoding uracil phosphoribosyltransferase; amino-acid sequence: MSPDVMSANMSANAMNPEVTVITHPLVQHKLSLMRRADTHTQDFRRLLKEIAMLLAYEVTRDLPLKKEEIQTPLATMQAPMLAADKKMVLVSIMRAGQGLLDGMIELIPTAKVGHIGLYREPKTLTVVEYYLKLPPDVEQRDMLVVDPMLATGNSAVAAVDRLKEANPTSIKFVCLLAAPEGIQHFHDQHPDVPIFTASIDERLDDHGYIIPGLGDAGDRLFGTK
- a CDS encoding GTP cyclohydrolase II, coding for MTDRLNQQNSNPSSRKSKHIILTSHQAQNSGSVTPIRWGAATPQERGPVIGSIRSQKYRNVIGSHAGSYGVYRALAVASGVLDPMHKADLTNTAPTVEIGPFPSWSNPEKIVSIDPFGALSAKAFGDFSSDEYDILPTIAITKAHINIPELKEEIAAGRLHVDGQILKADGSLLVTKAALDPVWYLPGIAKRLNIEEWDLRRVLFQQTGGMFPELVTRPDLHVFLPPIGGTTVYIIGELEAVTDPTLPLAVRVHDECNGSDVFGSDICTCRPYLVHGIEVCIQTAQEGGAGVIVYCRKEGRALGEVTKFLVYNARKRQEGGDRADAYFMRTECVAGVQDMRFQELMPDVLHWLGITKIDRLVSMSNMKYNAITHSGIEVVERIAIPPELIPADAQVEIEAKKASGYFAKDEVLTEEELAEIKGRSY
- a CDS encoding MotA/TolQ/ExbB proton channel family protein, whose protein sequence is MATVFDLIVKGGPVMIPLMGFSVATIACALERAVFWYQLQTKEDRIVHDVLAAAKYSLDDAREIAERTQNLPIGRFLLAPLRLKQPSPETFRLAMEAAGEKEFAQMRKGDKLLETTVAVAPLLGLLGTVTGLIVTFDNLNIGGGGGTEQATRAAGGIGEALITTAAGMIIAIMALLIYRAMVGLQARQVDYFTEVGTELELIYRQLWYEPAQANQPYLLPAAHAAPNLPTDGRRSN